The Budorcas taxicolor isolate Tak-1 chromosome 20, Takin1.1, whole genome shotgun sequence genome window below encodes:
- the LOC128066022 gene encoding uncharacterized protein LOC128066022, with product MGVAKVALESAFVKEEKVRLVQVLVIDGASPSRLISLIRAGSRIHNPRLNSVAAAERVTTQGAQRPGCHNLSRRANLGRALDLRGPLAQGQETGTKVLGQTARSRAWNAQLPGRPRPPPPSSPAPHPWQHLPASRAGSRRSRRAARDPMSQRTHISRGARRAEKRNLLLPKGKTVLLKVAESLKSISKASSGLYVLNQAGTAAGETRMDTVVEKSVAGGASPGSAELRGRFEGNLTLRSW from the exons ATGGGCGTTGCTAAGGTTGCTTTGGAAAGCGcatttgtaaaagaagaaaaagttagaCTTGTCCAAGTGCTTGTAATTGACGGTGCATCTCCCTCGCGTTTGATCTCATTGATTCGCGCCGGTTCCCGGATCCATAACCCGCGTTTAAATAGCGTGGCAGCGGCTGAGCGTGTTACCACACAAGGCGCGCAGAGGCCGGGCTG CCACAATCTCTCCAGACGCGCCAACTTGGGACGGGCTCTCGACCTTCGCGGTCCCCTGGCGCAAGGTCAGGAAACAGGGACCAAGGTCCTGGGGCAGACGGCGCGGTCGAGGGCCTGGAACGCCCAGCTGCCAGGGCGtcctcgccccccccccccttcttctcccgctcCCCACCCCTGGCAGCACCTCCCCGCGAGCCGCGCGGGTTCGCGCCGGAGTCGCCGTGCCGCGCGGGATCCAATGTCCCAGCGCACCCACATCTCCCGCGGCGCGCGGCGAGCAGAAAAGCGAAACTTGTTGCTTCCAAAGGGAAAAACGGTTCTTCTGAAGGTAGCAGAAAGCTTGAAAAGCATCTCCAAGGCGTCCTCTGGGCTTTACGTGCTAAACCAG GCAGGCACAGCAGCGGGGGAAACGAGGATGGACACGGTCGTGGAGAAGTCGGTGGCCGGAGGAGCCTCGCCAGGGTCCGCCGAGCTGCGGGGCAGGTTCGAAGGGAACTTGACCCTTCGATCGTGGTAA